The Carassius carassius chromosome 2, fCarCar2.1, whole genome shotgun sequence genome has a segment encoding these proteins:
- the LOC132098237 gene encoding bolA-like protein 3: protein MSVLRTIRCSPQVLCRGLLARSASILTDAETRLTRLLKEKFPRASSLKVVDISGGCGAMYEIHIESDEFRGKRTVQQHQLVNQALKDEIKAMHGLRIFTDVPGK from the exons ATGTCTGTGCTCAGAACCATCAGATGCAGC CCTCAAGTGTTGTGTAGAGGTCTGCTCGCGCGGTCTGCTTCCATTCTGACTGATGCAGAGACGAGACTCACGCGACTGTTGAAGGAGAAGTTTCCTCGCGCTTCATCGCTAAAGGTGGTGGATATATCAG GAGGTTGTGGTGCAATGTACGAGATACACATCGAGTCTGATGAGTTTAGAGGAAAGAGGACCGTGCAGCAGCACCAGTTAGTCAATCAG GCTCTTAAAGATGAGATTAAAGCCATGCACGGTCTGCGGATATTCACTGATGTTCCTGGAAAATAG